A DNA window from Streptomyces sp. 71268 contains the following coding sequences:
- a CDS encoding penicillin-binding protein 2 translates to MAPGPNAGGQRDAGRGEAERAPGNRREAERERPARPKAPAAQRRTPERPGSGRPRPPRPRGGSGGAGGSGRPPSRLRNPRPRLRLVSLALTLVMLAFVVRLLQVQAVDANAYTAKANVNRYIPVTLAAERGSITDRTGVELATTVDAYDITAAPDLLTPERAKVNDAPRQAAALLSPILGVGERELVGKLTANPKSKYAVLARQRTPQVWNQIKDLKSALADKEAKGRGVNVLAGINRERHSKRVYPNGDLAAGVLGFVNAQGKGSAGIEQMLNAELAGKDGRRVYAQSGGRQVPTADVKEQPAVPGSDVELTIDRDIQWAAQQAISDQVRESKADGGYVVVQDTRTGEILALANAPGFDPANVSAADPAALGNAALTDAYEPGSTSKLMSLAAVLEEGAATPHTRVVVPNRLPRADRAFADDIDHPTWHLTLNGVLAKSSNIGTILATEQLGRNQPESNEVLYSYLRRFGLGQPTGLDFPGETAGILAKPGDWSASQQYTIPFGQGLSLNAVQAASVYSTIAGGGERVVPTLVRGTKGPDGRFTPAPEPQRTRVVSEKTARTLAQMLESVVDDQEGTGAKAKIPGYRVAGKTGTSNRVDPKTGRYHGYTASFAGFAPADKPRVTVYCAVQNPTKGSYFGGQVCGPIYKQVMEFALKTMRVAPTGKQPARLPVTYQPGQ, encoded by the coding sequence GTGGCCCCCGGCCCGAACGCCGGCGGCCAGCGCGACGCGGGCCGTGGCGAGGCCGAGCGCGCGCCCGGCAATCGGCGGGAGGCGGAGCGCGAGCGCCCCGCCCGGCCCAAGGCGCCCGCCGCACAGCGCCGCACCCCGGAGCGGCCCGGCTCCGGGCGGCCACGGCCGCCCAGGCCACGCGGCGGCTCGGGCGGAGCGGGGGGTTCGGGCCGTCCGCCGTCGCGGCTGCGCAACCCGCGCCCGAGGCTGCGCCTGGTGAGCCTCGCGCTCACGCTCGTGATGCTCGCCTTCGTCGTGCGGCTGCTCCAGGTGCAGGCCGTGGACGCCAACGCCTACACCGCCAAGGCCAACGTCAACCGCTACATTCCGGTCACCCTCGCCGCCGAGCGCGGCTCGATCACCGACCGCACCGGTGTTGAACTGGCCACCACCGTGGACGCGTACGACATCACCGCGGCGCCCGACCTGCTCACCCCCGAACGCGCCAAGGTCAACGACGCGCCACGGCAGGCCGCGGCGCTGCTCTCGCCGATCCTGGGCGTGGGCGAGCGCGAACTCGTCGGCAAGCTCACGGCCAACCCCAAGTCGAAGTACGCCGTGCTCGCCCGGCAGCGCACGCCCCAGGTGTGGAACCAGATCAAGGACCTCAAGAGCGCGCTGGCCGACAAGGAGGCCAAGGGCCGGGGCGTCAACGTGCTGGCCGGAATCAACCGGGAGCGGCACAGCAAGCGGGTCTACCCCAACGGCGACCTCGCCGCCGGCGTGCTGGGCTTCGTCAACGCGCAGGGCAAGGGCAGCGCCGGCATCGAGCAGATGCTCAACGCCGAGCTGGCCGGCAAGGACGGCAGGCGCGTCTACGCCCAGTCCGGCGGCCGGCAGGTGCCCACCGCGGACGTGAAGGAGCAGCCCGCCGTGCCGGGCTCGGACGTCGAGCTGACCATCGACCGCGACATCCAGTGGGCCGCGCAGCAGGCCATCAGCGACCAGGTGCGCGAGTCCAAGGCCGACGGGGGCTACGTCGTCGTCCAGGACACCAGGACCGGCGAGATCCTCGCGCTGGCCAACGCGCCGGGCTTCGACCCCGCCAACGTCTCCGCCGCCGACCCGGCGGCCCTCGGCAACGCGGCGCTCACCGATGCCTACGAACCGGGCAGCACCAGCAAGCTCATGTCGCTGGCCGCCGTCCTGGAGGAGGGCGCCGCGACCCCGCACACCCGGGTCGTGGTGCCCAACCGGCTGCCCCGGGCCGACCGCGCGTTCGCCGACGACATCGACCACCCCACCTGGCACCTGACGCTCAACGGCGTACTCGCCAAGTCCAGCAACATCGGCACCATCCTGGCCACCGAGCAACTGGGCAGGAACCAGCCCGAGTCCAACGAGGTCCTCTACTCCTACCTGCGACGGTTCGGCCTCGGCCAGCCCACGGGGCTCGACTTCCCCGGCGAGACCGCCGGCATCCTGGCCAAGCCCGGGGACTGGAGCGCCTCGCAGCAGTACACGATCCCCTTCGGGCAGGGCCTGTCGCTCAACGCCGTCCAGGCCGCCTCGGTGTACTCCACCATCGCGGGCGGCGGCGAGCGGGTCGTGCCAACGCTGGTCCGCGGCACCAAGGGGCCCGACGGGCGGTTCACGCCCGCGCCCGAGCCGCAGCGCACCCGGGTGGTCAGCGAGAAGACGGCCAGGACGCTCGCCCAGATGCTGGAGTCCGTCGTCGACGACCAGGAGGGCACCGGCGCGAAGGCCAAGATCCCCGGCTACCGGGTCGCGGGCAAGACCGGTACGTCCAACCGGGTCGACCCCAAGACCGGCCGCTACCACGGCTACACCGCCTCCTTCGCCGGCTTCGCGCCCGCCGACAAGCCACGGGTGACCGTCTACTGCGCCGTCCAGAACCCCACCAAGGGCAGCTACTTCGGCGGCCAGGTCTGCGGCCCGATCTACAAGCAGGTCATGGAGTTCGCGCTCAAGACCATGCGGGTGGCCCCCACCGGCAAGCAGCCCGCCCGGCTGCCCGTCACCTACCAGCCCGGACAGTGA
- the rsmH gene encoding 16S rRNA (cytosine(1402)-N(4))-methyltransferase RsmH yields the protein MSSNALHVPVMLQRCLDLLAPALAEPGAVVVDCTLGLGGHSEALLTTFPAARLIALDRDPAALRLAGERLAPYGDRATLVYAIYDELPEVLDRVGVPRVQGVLFDLGVSSMQLDEADRGFAYAQDAPLDMRMDQSTGISAAEVLNTYPPGDLVRVLRTYGEEKFARKIVEAVVRERAKEPFANSARLVELIRDALPQAAKRTGGNPAKRTFQALRIEVNGELRSVERAIPAAVSRLAVGGRIAVLAYHSLEDRLVKQVFAAGATSTAPPGLPVVPEQYQPRLKLLTRGAELPTEEEVAENRRAAPARLRGAQRIREEAP from the coding sequence ATGAGCAGCAACGCTCTCCACGTTCCCGTGATGCTCCAGCGCTGTCTGGATCTGCTCGCTCCGGCGCTCGCCGAGCCAGGGGCGGTGGTGGTGGACTGCACGCTGGGGCTCGGCGGGCACAGCGAGGCCCTGCTCACCACCTTCCCCGCCGCCCGGCTCATCGCGCTCGACCGCGACCCGGCCGCGCTCAGGCTCGCCGGCGAGCGGCTGGCCCCGTACGGCGACCGCGCCACGTTGGTGTACGCGATCTACGACGAGCTGCCCGAGGTCCTCGACCGGGTGGGCGTACCCCGCGTGCAGGGCGTCCTCTTCGACCTCGGCGTGTCCTCCATGCAGTTGGACGAGGCCGACCGCGGCTTCGCCTACGCCCAGGACGCCCCGCTCGACATGCGGATGGACCAGAGCACCGGCATCAGCGCCGCCGAGGTGCTCAACACCTACCCGCCGGGCGACCTGGTGCGGGTGCTGCGCACGTACGGGGAGGAGAAGTTCGCGCGCAAGATCGTGGAGGCCGTGGTGCGCGAGCGCGCGAAGGAACCCTTCGCCAACAGCGCGCGCCTCGTCGAGTTGATCCGCGACGCGCTGCCCCAGGCCGCCAAGCGCACCGGCGGCAACCCCGCCAAGCGCACTTTCCAGGCGCTGCGCATCGAGGTCAACGGCGAGCTGCGGAGCGTCGAGCGCGCCATCCCGGCGGCCGTGTCCCGCCTCGCCGTCGGCGGCCGGATCGCCGTACTCGCCTACCACTCCCTCGAAGACCGGCTGGTCAAGCAGGTGTTCGCGGCCGGAGCCACCAGCACGGCGCCGCCCGGGCTGCCCGTCGTGCCCGAGCAGTACCAGCCACGCCTCAAACTCCTCACGCGCGGGGCCGAGCTGCCCACCGAGGAAGAGGTGGCCGAGAACCGGCGCGCCGCCCCGGCCCGACTGCGAGGTGCGCAGCGCATTCGCGAGGAGGCCCCGTGA
- a CDS encoding carbonic anhydrase codes for MSTSAPSPLNSSPDSDSAAVGTVTDALVAANQRYAATFTDPGMDARPVRRVAVVACMDARIDLHAALGLELGDCHTIRNAGGVVTDDIIRSLTISQRALGTRSVVLIHHTGCGLLSLTEDFRHEIEEEVGQRPAWAVEAFRDLDGDVRQSMQRVRTSPFLPHTDDVRGFVFDVTTGLLREISPRP; via the coding sequence ATGTCGACATCTGCGCCCTCACCGCTGAACTCTTCCCCTGACAGTGACAGTGCCGCCGTGGGAACGGTGACCGACGCCCTCGTCGCCGCCAACCAGCGCTACGCCGCCACGTTCACCGATCCCGGCATGGACGCCCGCCCGGTGCGGCGCGTCGCGGTCGTCGCCTGCATGGACGCCCGCATCGACCTGCACGCGGCACTGGGTCTCGAACTGGGCGACTGTCACACGATCCGCAACGCGGGCGGTGTGGTCACCGATGACATCATCCGCTCGCTGACGATCAGCCAGCGGGCGCTGGGCACCCGCAGCGTGGTGCTGATCCACCACACCGGCTGTGGTCTGCTCAGCCTGACCGAGGACTTCCGGCACGAGATCGAGGAAGAGGTCGGCCAGCGCCCCGCGTGGGCGGTCGAGGCGTTCCGCGACCTGGACGGGGACGTGCGGCAGTCGATGCAGCGGGTACGCACGTCGCCGTTCCTGCCGCACACCGACGACGTACGCGGCTTCGTCTTCGACGTGACCACCGGGCTGCTTCGGGAGATCAGCCCGCGTCCCTGA
- a CDS encoding septum formation initiator family protein, with amino-acid sequence MTRLVRLRPTGRGSARRAPFVLLVVVLLGSGLITLLVLNSSLNQGSFELSRLERQTDDLTDEQQALQQEVDELAQPNTLERRARELGLVPGGGPAFLNPDGTVRGVPAPATKEPTTQSAPTAVLPPALRPSSPPPAAQAPAPSGPTLGPGTTATPAPSGAAPAPVTPAPSAIPGTRTPTPSGHTVGPGATAPATGHAAPGAAPAGQPPVPGTDPPANSTPTFGR; translated from the coding sequence ATGACCCGGCTGGTACGGCTGCGGCCGACGGGCCGGGGCTCGGCCCGGCGGGCCCCGTTCGTGCTGCTGGTCGTCGTCCTGCTGGGTTCCGGGCTGATCACGCTGCTGGTGCTGAACTCCTCGCTCAACCAGGGCTCCTTCGAGCTGAGCCGGCTGGAGCGGCAGACCGACGACCTGACGGACGAGCAGCAGGCGTTGCAACAAGAGGTGGACGAGCTGGCCCAGCCGAACACCCTGGAGCGGCGGGCCCGCGAACTGGGCCTGGTACCGGGCGGCGGCCCCGCGTTCCTGAACCCGGACGGCACGGTACGCGGCGTGCCGGCGCCGGCGACGAAGGAGCCGACGACGCAGAGCGCCCCGACGGCCGTACTGCCGCCCGCGCTCCGGCCGTCCAGCCCGCCGCCGGCCGCCCAGGCCCCCGCCCCGTCCGGTCCGACCCTCGGCCCGGGCACCACCGCGACGCCCGCCCCGTCGGGTGCCGCCCCCGCCCCGGTCACCCCGGCTCCCTCGGCCATCCCGGGCACGCGGACGCCCACCCCTTCCGGCCACACCGTGGGCCCGGGGGCCACCGCGCCCGCCACCGGCCACGCCGCCCCGGGCGCCGCGCCCGCCGGCCAGCCGCCGGTGCCCGGCACCGATCCGCCAGCGAACTCCACCCCGACCTTCGGCAGGTGA